Proteins found in one Populus alba chromosome 14, ASM523922v2, whole genome shotgun sequence genomic segment:
- the LOC118041766 gene encoding DIS3-like exonuclease 2, with translation MKSSSEQSPVMVVVRSEDSGDREKEKKKNKRRSNRRSKQNSPNPAFSSQNDLRGELSVSVGNGGKTRCYTSSMGCSSSKQLESDLHVLSEHVPTTVSRIAYSSMPTMRVNEQQEDLVLSDLDGSMLAKSCTEPVVGGGPHGKLLPFHQFEGQAQSKIFAPYWSTETVNEALEKGDVFKALFRVNAHNRLEAYCKIEGVPTDVLISGIAAQNRAMDGDVVVIEVDPLSFWTKMKGSNAPSNNPTAEDSNLHLEANGKVGGGCKGKSKTNLDLECADFGNSLAPQKGVHYDESACAGEVVHDNYVNGYHQSASESSLAVPSNGQDEVSNSVGRICAMLSLYPSKRPTGRVVAIVEKSPRRDVIVGFLNVKQWFYYREGCKQNAKKNKCSLSISNREYLEMMPTDPRFPKLMVLVSVLPDCIKKRLENEDATVEMELVAAQIDNWSDKSPFPEAHVSCIFGRGSEMESHINAILHENAICCSEFSPESLSCLPSNTWEVPKDEIQNRKDIRNLCIFTIDPSSATDLDDALSVQKLPNGLVRVGVHIADVSYFVLPDTALDMEAQFRSTSVYMLRRKIPMLPPLLSENLGSLNPGVDRLAFSIFWDFNSSGNVVDRWIDRTVIQSCCKLSYKHAQDIVDGMIDTETCNTFGDSLPQLHGHFEWADVIGSVISLHEISKTLREKRFDNGALRLESSKIVFLFDEYGVPYDSSLCEQKDSNFIVEEFMLLANFTAAEIISRAFPDSALLRRHPEPNMRKLREFEAFCCKHGLELDTSSGNFQPSLECIKEKLKDDSELFNILINYASRPMQLATYFCSGDLKDNMNDWGHYALAVPLYTHFTSPLRRYPDIVVHRTLAAAIEAEQLYMMDRRMSLKARPGEEGTRCFTGICFCKDVAESAEGKEALSAAALKHRIPCPELLSHVAAYCNERKLASRHVKDACDKLYMWVSVKRKEVLLSDARVLGLGPRFMSIYINKLAIERRIYYDEVEGLTVEWLEATSTLVLSICASKRSVRRAGSGYYKALGEVAWVINPYDHNFEPDMKSTKGCSASQHSDAILKSEIDPLVFPLTVRLLSTIPVALHAIGGDDGPPDIGVRLFMSSYFT, from the exons ATGAAAAGTTCGAGTGAGCAATCGCCTGTGATGGTGGTTGTGAGGTCCGAGGATAGTGGTGAtagggagaaggagaagaagaagaataagcgCCGATCTAATCGCCGATCCAAACAGAACTCTCCCAATCCAG CTTTCAGTTCACAAAATGATCTACGTGGGGAATTATCAGTGTCTGTTGGAAATGGTGGCAAAACAAGGTGTTATACATCGTCTATGGGTTGCTCATCTTCGAAGCAGCTGGAATCAGACTTGCATGTCCTCAGTGAGCATGTACCAACCACAGTGTCAAGGATCGCCTATAGTTCTATGCCAACTATGCGTGTAAACGAACAACAAGAAGACCTAGTGCTATCTGATCTTGATGGATCAATGCTTGCTAAGTCATGCACTGAACCAGTTGTTGGTGGAGGCCCCCATGGAAAATTGCTTCCTTTTCACCAGTTTGAGGGCCAAGCTCAGAGTAAAATCTTTGCTCCATACTGGTCCACGGAGACTGTTAACGAGGCATTAGAG AAAGGTGATGTATTTAAAGCGTTATTTCGTGTAAATGCTCACAATAGACTCGAG GCATACTGCAAAATTGAGGGAGTACCTACAGATGTTCTTATCAGTGGAATTGCTGCACAGAACAGGGCT ATGGATGGTGATGTTGTGGTCATCGAGGTAGATCCTTTGTCATTCTGGACCAAAATGAAAGGGTCAAATGCACCATCAAACAATCCCACAGCAGAAGATAGCAATTTACATCTTGAAGCCAATGGAAAAGTTGGTGGTGGCTGCAAAGGTAAAAGTAAAACGAACTTGGATTTGGAGTGTGCTGATTTTGGAAACTCCTTGGCTCCTCAGAAGGGGGTTCATTATGATGAGAGTGCTTGTGCTGGTGAGGTTGTTCATGATAATTATGTTAATGGGTATCACCAGTCAGCTTCAGAGTCTTCACTCGCTGTTCCTTCTAATGGGCAGGATGAAGTTTCAAATAGTGTGGGGAGGATTTGTGCCATGCTTAGTTTATACCCATCAAAAAGACCAACTGGTAGAGTTGTTGCTATCGTTGAAAAATCTCCTCGTCGAGATGTTATTGTTGGTTTTCTCAATGTTAAGCAATGGTTTTACTACAGGGAAGGCTgtaaacaaaatgcaaaaaagaATAAATGCTCGCTATCAATTTCAAACCGTGAATACCTCGAGATGATGCCCACTGATCCAAGATTCCCAAAACTGATGGTCCTTGTGAGCGTTTTACCTGACTGCATCAAGAAAAGGTTGGAGAATGAAGATGCAACTGTTGAAATGGAGTTGGTAGCTGCACAGATCGATAATTGGAGTGACAAAAGTCCCTTTCCAGAAGCTCATGTCTCATGTATTTTTGGACGGGGCAGTGAAATGGAGTCACATATCAATgctattttacatgaaaatgcAATTTGTTGCTCTGAATTTTCTCCTGAATCACTATCCTGTCTTCCAAGCAATACCTGGGAGGTGCCAAAAGATGAAatacaaaatagaaaagataTTAGGAATTTGTGCATATTTACCATCGACCCTTCTAGTGCTACTGATTTAGATGATGCTCTCTCAGTTCAAAAGTTACCCAATGGCCTTGTCAGAGTGGGTGTCCACATTGCAGACGtgtcatattttgttttacctGACACAGCCTTAGACATGGAAGCTCAATTTCGATCTACCAGTGTTTATATGTTGCGGCGCAAAATACCAATGTTGCCTCCATTGCTTTCAGAGAATTTAGGTTCTCTTAACCCTGGAGTTGATAGGCTTGCATTCTCTATCTTCTGGGACTTCAACAGTTCTGGGAATGTTGTGGATCGTTGGATTGACCGCACTGTGATACAATCTTGCTGCAAGCTTTCATATAAACACGCCCAGGACATTGTTGATGGGATGATTGATACAGAGACTTGCAACACCTTTGGAGATAGCCTTCCACAGTTGCATGGTCATTTTGAATGGGCAGATGTAATTGGATCTGTTATATCTCTTCATGAAATTTCAAAGACCTTAAGGGAAAAGAGGTTTGATAATGGGGCTCTACGGCTTGAAAGCTCtaaaattgttttcttgtttgatgAATATGGAGTTCCATATGACAGCAGTCTTTGTGAACAAAAGGACTCTAATTTTATTGTTGAGGAGTTTATGCTTTTGGCAAACTTCACTGCTGCTGAAATCATATCTAGAGCTTTTCCAGATAGTGCATTACTGCGGAGGCACCCTGAACCTAATATGCGGAAACTCAGAGAGTTTGAAGCTTTTTGTTGCAAGCATGGTTTAGAATTGGACACTTCTTCTGGTAACTTCCAACCATCCTTAGAGTGCATCAAGGAAAAGCTCAAGGATGACTCTGAGCTATTTAATATTCTTATCAACTATGCTTCAAGGCCAATGCAGTTGGCGACCTACTTTTGTAGTGGTGATTTGAAAGATAATATGAATGATTGGGGTCATTATGCACTGGCTGTTCCTCTCTACACACATTTCACTTCACCACTGCGCCGATATCCTGATATTGTTGTCCATCGAACACTGGCCGCAGCAATAGAAGCGGAGCAATTGTATATGATGGATAGAAGAATGTCTCTTAAAGCGAGGCCAGGGGAAGAAGGGACAAGATGTTTCActggtatttgtttttgcaaagaTGTTGCAGAATCCGCAGAAGGCAAGGAAGCATTATCAGCTGCAGCATTAAAGCATAGAATTCCTTGCCCAGAGTTACTTTCACATGTTGCAGCTTATTGTAATGAGAGAAAGCTGGCTAGCAGGCATGTCAAGGATGCTTGTGATAAGCTGTACATGTGGGTTTCGGTGAAGAGGAAGGAG gttttattgtctgatGCCAGAGTTTTGGGTCTTGGTCCAAGGTTTATGTCCATTTATATCAACAAACTAGCT ATTGAACGGCGTATATATTATGATGAAGTTGAAGGCCTGACGGTGGAATGGCTTGAAGCCACATCGACACTGGTGCTAAGTATATGCGCCTCCAAACGCTCAGTTAGGAGAGCAGGCTCGGGGTATTACAAGGCGCTTGGTGAGGTTGCATGGGTCATAAATCCTTATGATCATAACTTTGAACCTGACATGAAGAGTACCAAGGGATGTAGTGCAAGCCAGCATTCCGATGCCATTTTGAAATCTGAAATTGATCCTTTGGTTTTCCCTCTCACAGTGCGTCTTCTCTCAACAATCCCTGTTGCCCTTCATGCAATTGGCGGGGATGACGGGCCCCCTGATATTGGGGTGCGTCTATTCATGAGCTCATATTTTACCTAA